A region from the Phycisphaerales bacterium genome encodes:
- the miaB gene encoding tRNA (N6-isopentenyl adenosine(37)-C2)-methylthiotransferase MiaB produces the protein MSADVGKLVYLETFGCQMNELDSELVTTQLRALGYRFTPDADEAGVILYNTCSVREQAEQKVWSRLGLMKSRKKRQPDLLLGVLGCMAERDGRDMLRKFPHVDLLCGPGELDKLPLLLRNASTTSEPAIALQGSTSRRSGTLAAAEDQLELLDLSRSFAPQDQRSAGRSAYVRITRGCNKFCTYCVVPFTRGAEMHRPPDHIVDECRALVERGVVEITLLGQTVNHYRFEHDAAVVVDGVVQSQKGRSFTGGHDRDPLTGHRVTTFADLLRRIHDEVPQLRRLRFVTSYPRDFGNDVLETIRDCPRICRYIHVPVQSGSNRILEAMNRGYSVEEYRDFIERIRAYLPDAMIASDVIVGFPGETEEDFEATADLMRWARFKNCFVFKYSPRPGTPAYDRLPDDVPDEVKRQRNNALLQVQGAISHAIHTAQIGRTLDVFVEGMSTVQARREPVLAGARGTVGLTLNGHALADDDGDCSTGCCTAAPPVEWHESPTVQLSGRTDGDLITVFDVPRERAASLVGQIVPVLIEESRTLTLKGRLAR, from the coding sequence ATGTCCGCGGACGTCGGCAAACTCGTGTATCTCGAGACCTTCGGGTGCCAGATGAATGAGCTGGACTCGGAGCTGGTCACGACGCAGCTGCGCGCGCTGGGATATCGGTTCACGCCGGATGCGGATGAGGCCGGGGTGATCCTGTACAACACGTGCTCGGTGCGCGAGCAGGCGGAGCAGAAGGTGTGGTCGCGCCTCGGGCTGATGAAGAGCCGCAAGAAGAGGCAGCCGGATCTGCTGCTGGGCGTGCTGGGCTGCATGGCCGAGCGCGACGGGCGCGACATGCTGCGCAAGTTTCCGCACGTCGATCTGCTCTGCGGCCCGGGCGAACTCGACAAGCTGCCGCTGCTGCTGCGCAACGCGAGCACGACGAGCGAGCCGGCCATCGCGCTGCAGGGAAGCACCTCGCGGCGCTCAGGCACGCTGGCCGCGGCCGAGGATCAACTCGAACTGCTCGATCTTTCGCGCAGTTTCGCGCCGCAGGACCAGCGTTCGGCCGGCCGCAGCGCTTACGTTCGCATCACGCGCGGCTGCAACAAGTTCTGCACCTACTGCGTCGTGCCCTTCACGCGCGGGGCCGAGATGCACCGCCCGCCGGATCACATCGTCGATGAATGCCGCGCCCTGGTGGAGCGCGGCGTGGTCGAGATCACGCTGCTGGGTCAGACGGTGAATCACTATCGATTCGAGCACGATGCAGCGGTGGTCGTTGACGGCGTCGTGCAATCGCAGAAGGGGCGATCGTTCACCGGCGGGCACGACCGCGACCCGCTCACGGGCCATCGCGTCACGACATTTGCCGACCTGCTGCGTCGCATCCACGATGAAGTGCCGCAACTGCGGCGGCTGCGGTTCGTGACGAGTTATCCGCGCGATTTCGGCAATGATGTGCTCGAGACCATTCGCGACTGCCCGCGCATCTGCCGCTACATCCACGTGCCGGTTCAGTCGGGCTCGAACCGTATCCTCGAAGCGATGAATCGCGGCTACAGCGTGGAGGAGTATCGCGACTTCATCGAGCGGATTCGCGCGTACCTTCCCGACGCGATGATCGCCAGCGACGTGATCGTCGGCTTCCCCGGCGAGACGGAAGAGGACTTTGAAGCGACGGCGGATCTGATGCGCTGGGCGCGGTTCAAGAACTGCTTTGTGTTCAAGTATTCGCCGCGCCCCGGTACGCCGGCCTACGACCGCCTGCCCGACGACGTGCCCGACGAGGTCAAGCGGCAGCGCAACAACGCGCTGCTGCAGGTGCAGGGCGCGATCTCGCACGCCATCCACACGGCCCAGATCGGCCGCACGCTGGATGTGTTCGTCGAGGGCATGTCCACGGTGCAGGCGCGGCGCGAGCCGGTGCTGGCCGGCGCGCGGGGTACGGTCGGGCTGACGCTCAACGGCCACGCGCTGGCGGATGATGACGGCGACTGTTCAACAGGCTGCTGCACGGCCGCGCCGCCGGTGGAGTGGCACGAGTCGCCCACAGTGCAACTCAGCGGCCGCACGGATGGCGATCTCATCACCGTGTTTGACGTGCCGCGCGAGCGGGCGGCTTCGCTGGTCGGCCAGATCGTGCCCGTGCTCATCGAAGAGTCGCGCACGCTGACGCTCAAGGGGCGCCTGGCGAGGTGA
- a CDS encoding HDOD domain-containing protein, translating to MTVASQSTRSDRVEVILQQLHTLPTLSAIAMRLLSLTSDDESEVGDIVKIIESDPSITAKVLSLCRRSETGLGARITTVDRAVVMLGFEAIRNAVLSVEIYNLFESTRSAPQRGLDLDDMAPGRPFDSAGFWMHSIAVAVAAELLAKRRGLEPRIAPDEAFVCGLLHDLGKLALERLLPRGYERVVELTEQRQGNIAEMERRVIGLDHHTTGKRLAEQWNLPHIIQDVMWLHGQPVESLPVLPHEGMIALVTLADHLVRKQHLGFSGNHVFADDLATLCKHVGVTQKDVAEVGSAVHVETAARCEILGLSETPPEGLFLASIARANHALGRINEALEHRSQSAHRSEQVMRGIIDFHQQATPGQSIVAVCGNVVASASKEFGRGFYAMLYASARSDAWQIGQFSCDGRLLRAQTIEAPAAGLDLDTLSDELQVSVGMMGLLPALSESIGDASDIRNVRLLPLRSAWGVSAVLLHDRPVREMGLSRTQMLALCETWASAIAAARQHEGARQLGEQLAESNRILTETQAKLARSQALASLGEMAAGAAHEMNNPLCVISGRSQVLASQLENPRDRRMAEQIAEQAQRLSDLITSLHLFTEPPRPEPARVAISELVSRAVKAAQERVGKRAPISVRLASDLPDAYLDADQVSSALVELIVNASEAQPKHFVDVQVLIEPRSQRLNIIVKDDGQGMSAHTLNHAFDPFFSVKPAGRQPGLGLSRAQRLIAANSGSIEFESQPEVGTTARIVLKSWQVPDDEQTPAPRPGALRPEETQAA from the coding sequence ATGACCGTGGCTTCGCAGAGCACGCGCTCCGACCGCGTCGAGGTGATCCTGCAGCAGTTGCACACGCTGCCGACCCTCTCAGCCATCGCTATGCGCCTGCTCTCGCTCACGTCCGACGACGAAAGCGAAGTCGGCGACATCGTCAAGATCATCGAATCCGACCCGTCGATCACCGCCAAGGTGCTCAGCCTCTGCCGGCGTTCCGAAACGGGCCTGGGGGCGCGCATCACGACGGTGGACCGGGCCGTGGTCATGCTCGGCTTCGAGGCGATCCGCAACGCAGTGCTCTCCGTCGAGATCTACAACCTGTTCGAAAGCACGCGTTCGGCTCCGCAGCGCGGCCTGGACCTCGACGACATGGCGCCGGGCAGGCCGTTCGACAGCGCCGGCTTCTGGATGCACAGCATCGCCGTGGCCGTCGCCGCCGAACTGCTCGCCAAGAGGCGCGGCCTCGAGCCGCGCATCGCGCCCGACGAAGCGTTCGTCTGCGGCCTGCTGCACGACCTGGGCAAACTCGCCCTCGAGCGGCTGCTGCCGCGCGGCTACGAGCGCGTCGTCGAACTCACCGAGCAGCGCCAGGGCAACATCGCCGAGATGGAGCGCCGCGTCATCGGCCTCGATCACCACACCACCGGCAAGCGCCTCGCCGAGCAGTGGAACCTGCCGCACATCATACAGGACGTCATGTGGCTGCACGGCCAGCCGGTCGAGTCGCTGCCCGTCCTGCCCCACGAAGGCATGATCGCCCTCGTCACCCTCGCCGACCACCTCGTGCGCAAGCAGCACCTGGGCTTCTCGGGCAATCACGTCTTCGCCGACGACCTGGCCACGCTGTGCAAGCACGTCGGCGTAACGCAGAAGGACGTGGCGGAAGTCGGCAGCGCCGTGCACGTCGAGACCGCGGCCCGCTGCGAGATCCTCGGCCTCTCCGAGACGCCGCCTGAAGGGCTCTTCCTCGCCTCCATCGCCCGCGCCAATCACGCGCTGGGCCGCATCAACGAAGCGCTCGAACATCGCTCGCAGTCGGCTCATCGCAGCGAGCAGGTGATGCGCGGCATCATCGACTTCCATCAGCAGGCCACGCCCGGCCAGTCCATCGTCGCGGTGTGCGGCAACGTCGTCGCCTCGGCCTCCAAGGAGTTCGGCCGCGGCTTCTACGCCATGCTCTACGCCTCGGCGCGCTCGGACGCATGGCAGATCGGCCAGTTCTCCTGCGACGGCCGCCTGCTTCGCGCCCAGACCATCGAAGCGCCCGCAGCCGGTCTCGATCTCGACACGCTCTCGGACGAACTGCAGGTGTCGGTCGGGATGATGGGCCTGCTGCCGGCGCTGAGCGAATCAATCGGCGACGCGTCTGACATCCGCAACGTGCGCCTCCTGCCGCTGCGCAGCGCCTGGGGCGTGTCGGCGGTGCTGCTGCACGACCGCCCGGTGCGCGAGATGGGCCTCTCGCGCACGCAGATGCTGGCGCTGTGCGAGACGTGGGCCAGCGCCATCGCCGCCGCCCGCCAGCACGAAGGCGCCCGCCAGCTGGGCGAACAACTGGCTGAGTCCAACCGCATCCTCACCGAGACGCAGGCCAAACTCGCGCGAAGCCAGGCGCTGGCGTCGCTGGGCGAAATGGCCGCCGGCGCCGCCCACGAGATGAACAACCCGCTGTGCGTCATCTCCGGCCGCTCGCAGGTGCTGGCGAGCCAGTTGGAGAACCCGCGCGACCGCCGCATGGCCGAGCAGATCGCCGAGCAGGCCCAGCGCCTCAGCGACCTCATCACCAGTCTGCACCTGTTCACCGAGCCGCCGCGGCCCGAGCCTGCCCGGGTCGCGATCAGCGAACTCGTCAGCCGGGCCGTCAAGGCCGCGCAGGAGCGCGTCGGCAAGCGCGCGCCGATCTCGGTGCGCCTGGCGTCGGACCTGCCCGACGCGTACCTCGACGCCGACCAGGTGAGCAGCGCGCTGGTCGAACTCATCGTCAACGCCAGCGAGGCGCAACCCAAGCATTTCGTGGATGTGCAGGTGCTCATCGAGCCGCGCAGCCAGCGGCTGAACATTATCGTCAAGGATGACGGCCAGGGCATGAGCGCCCACACCCTCAACCACGCGTTCGATCCGTTCTTCTCCGTCAAGCCGGCCGGCCGCCAGCCCGGACTCGGGCTCTCGCGTGCTCAGCGGCTCATCGCGGCCAACAGCGGGTCGATCGAATTCGAATCGCAACCCGAAGTCGGCACGACAGCGCGGATCGTGCTCAAGTCGTGGCAGGTTCCCGACGACGAGCAGACTCCCGCTCCGCGCCCCGGCGCGCTGCGGCCGGAGGAGACGCAAGCGGCATGA